Proteins encoded together in one Quercus lobata isolate SW786 chromosome 3, ValleyOak3.0 Primary Assembly, whole genome shotgun sequence window:
- the LOC115979448 gene encoding 39S ribosomal protein L45, mitochondrial codes for MALRRLQTLRSLYRTAGIRESSYLLGSSRSYSTAISNVPELNQRSVSSCLYKAHNAFPLTRGSTMPLRSTMAAELLIFSNDTRSLSTQVKAPPQARQMGALKVSMTSPGFIYEPYAPREQIPFWRRWFTRSGWKRTKDDIILELKSAYAINKLRKSGYSKKKFYNEAAELYKEINTLMANGDKSLLRKAVTEKMYSALKNEIKQRDSVWSKVYWEMIMPIVKMRTLRARLIGVDRNDLNKVFIQLTLEFLTKQKFEAYDSNGDVVAGDKSKEVLVRDIWVFEKSLFHPGAYWRLCGRISTKSS; via the exons ATGGCTTTGAGAAGATTGCAAACTCTGCGTTCACTGTATCGGACGGCTGGGATTCGAGAATCTTCATATCT GCTTGGCAGCTCAAGAAGCTATTCTACTGCTATTTCAAATG TTCCTGAACTAAATCAGCGGAGTGTTTCTTCTTGCTTATACAAGGCCCACAATGCTTTCCCATTGACTCGTGGAAGTACAATGCCACTTCGCTCTACAATG gcTGCTGAGTTATTGATATTCTCAAATGATACGAGGTCATTATCAACACAAGTAAAAGCCCCTCCGCAAGCACGACAGATG GGAGCTCTTAAAGTCTCCATGACGAGCCCTGGATTCATCTATGAACCATATGCACCTCGTGAACAAATACCATTTTGGCGGAG ATGGTTCACAAGAAGTGGGTGGAAAAGAACAAAAGATGATATTATTCTAGAG CTCAAAAGTGCCTATGCCATTAATAAATTAAGGAAATCTGGATATTCAAAGAAGAAGTTTTACAATGAGGCTGCAGAGTTGTACAAGGAG ATAAACACACTAATGGCAAACGGTGATAAATCATTATTAAGGAAAGCAGTCACGGAGAAAATGTACTCT GCActcaaaaatgaaattaaacaaAGAGATTCAGTGTGGAGTAAGGTCTACTGGGAAATGATCATGCCAATTGTAAAGATGCGAACTTTGCGAGCTCGTCTG ATTGGAGTTGATCGAAATGACCTCAACAAAGTTTTCATTCAACTTACACTCGAGTTTCTAACTAAGCAG AAATTTGAAGCTTATGATTCAAACGGTGATGTTGTCGCAGGAGATAAATCTAAAGAG GTCCTAGTCCGTGACATCTGGGTATTCGAGAAATCTCTCTTTCACCCTGGTGCTTACTGGCGTCTCTGTGGGAGGATTTCAACAAAATCTTCTTGA